One part of the Candidatus Aquiluna sp. UB-MaderosW2red genome encodes these proteins:
- a CDS encoding aminopeptidase P family protein, translating into MGKKINATNRSRTPHSKEFLDFIASDWQEQIPQTQKVWEVASYAKLRRDAIAKKLAGKVLVIEAGEPKTRSNDTEYRYRAHTAFSYLTGWGSEAVPGSILVIDARTQTPSSTLYFLPTAGRQTDEFFANPAIGEFWVGARPGLQEVSEILDIQTASIHDFKKKIKELGKHLNLDSKKLLVAASTMRFVKDDYEISQMREAVDVTIQGFGDIARSLPKAAVSARGERVVETAFYARARQDGYELGYDTIAAAGPNACTLHWTRNDGEVNNGDLILVDAGVELNSLYTADITRTIPINGKFTQAQKRVYDAVLEASDAAFAAARPGVKFRDIHNAAMEVISRKAAEFGLLPVTAEESLLPENQHHRRFMVHGTSHHLGMDVHDCAQAKREHYQDGILEPGMIFTIEPGLYFHKNDLLVPEEMRGIGVRIEDDVLVTDEGVENLSGALPRTTEGIEAWYSKALLGG; encoded by the coding sequence ATGGGAAAAAAAATAAACGCAACTAACCGATCACGCACACCTCACTCCAAAGAATTTTTGGACTTTATTGCTTCCGATTGGCAAGAGCAAATCCCTCAGACTCAAAAAGTGTGGGAGGTCGCGAGCTACGCAAAACTAAGGCGTGATGCGATAGCCAAAAAACTAGCGGGCAAAGTCCTAGTGATTGAGGCTGGTGAACCCAAGACGCGCTCGAACGATACTGAGTATCGCTACCGAGCCCACACCGCCTTCTCATACCTGACCGGTTGGGGATCTGAAGCAGTCCCCGGGTCAATCCTGGTGATTGATGCCCGCACTCAAACACCAAGCAGCACGCTTTATTTTCTGCCAACCGCGGGAAGGCAGACCGATGAATTCTTTGCAAACCCGGCAATCGGAGAGTTTTGGGTTGGGGCAAGACCTGGGCTTCAAGAGGTGTCCGAGATACTCGATATCCAAACAGCTTCGATTCACGACTTCAAAAAGAAAATCAAAGAATTAGGCAAGCACCTCAACCTCGACAGCAAAAAACTCCTGGTAGCAGCATCCACAATGCGCTTTGTGAAAGATGATTATGAAATTTCTCAAATGCGCGAGGCCGTGGATGTCACCATCCAAGGCTTTGGCGATATCGCCCGTTCTTTGCCAAAAGCCGCGGTGAGTGCGCGTGGTGAAAGAGTCGTAGAAACTGCCTTTTATGCTCGAGCCCGGCAGGATGGCTACGAATTAGGCTACGACACGATTGCCGCCGCGGGACCCAACGCCTGCACCCTGCACTGGACCAGAAACGATGGTGAGGTAAATAATGGCGATCTTATTTTGGTAGATGCCGGGGTGGAGCTGAATTCTCTTTATACCGCTGATATCACAAGAACAATTCCGATTAATGGCAAATTCACTCAGGCTCAAAAGCGGGTTTACGACGCTGTCCTAGAGGCATCCGATGCAGCTTTTGCGGCAGCCAGGCCGGGAGTAAAATTCCGCGATATCCACAACGCTGCCATGGAAGTTATCTCTCGCAAGGCGGCCGAGTTTGGGCTTTTGCCGGTGACTGCGGAGGAATCTTTATTGCCAGAAAACCAACATCACCGCAGATTCATGGTGCATGGCACTAGCCACCACCTTGGAATGGACGTGCACGACTGCGCCCAAGCCAAGCGAGAGCATTATCAAGATGGCATCTTGGAACCGGGGATGATTTTCACAATTGAGCCGGGACTTTATTTCCACAAAAATGACCTCCTGGTTCCCGAAGAAATGCGCGGGATTGGCGTGCGCATTGAGGATGATGTCCTAGTTACCGATGAGGGGGTAGAAAACCTCAGTGGCGCACTTCCAAGAACGACTGAGGGCATTGAAGCTTGGTACTCAAAAGCATTACTCGGCGGTTGA
- a CDS encoding PHP domain-containing protein, with protein sequence MIDLHTHSTQSDGKDSPSRLVELASQQGITVLGVTDHDSTAGWAEAIAAGNRFGVGIVPGIEVSTRSETFDGRGISVHVLCYLPDPANQALARTLLATRESRVIRAKKMVALLAKDYPISWELVLAQLPTGATIGRPAIADALVELGIVPNRTDAFTSILNSSGRYYISELSLETELAIKLIREAGGVSVMAHPLMDFPAGKSLHDLSVEHFEKLILAGLDGLEIDHRAVPDRAKGWLRNLALKHDLIVTGSSDYHGVGGKDNELGENQTTREMLDRIIDQATGSQAFL encoded by the coding sequence GTGATCGATCTTCATACCCACTCCACGCAATCCGACGGCAAAGATTCTCCAAGCAGACTCGTCGAGCTGGCCAGCCAGCAGGGAATAACGGTTCTGGGGGTGACAGATCACGATTCCACTGCCGGTTGGGCTGAGGCAATAGCTGCCGGAAATAGATTTGGCGTCGGGATAGTGCCGGGTATTGAGGTTTCCACTCGGTCTGAGACTTTCGATGGCCGAGGCATTAGTGTTCACGTGCTTTGTTATTTGCCAGACCCGGCTAACCAGGCCTTGGCTAGAACTCTTCTGGCAACCAGGGAATCCCGGGTCATTCGGGCTAAAAAAATGGTTGCCCTGCTGGCTAAGGATTACCCGATCAGCTGGGAACTGGTTTTGGCGCAGCTACCCACCGGGGCAACTATTGGAAGGCCCGCCATTGCCGATGCACTAGTTGAACTGGGCATAGTGCCCAATCGAACAGACGCCTTTACTTCCATTTTGAATTCGAGCGGGCGCTACTACATTTCTGAGTTGTCACTTGAAACTGAACTCGCAATCAAGCTGATCCGAGAGGCTGGGGGAGTGTCAGTAATGGCCCACCCCCTGATGGATTTTCCGGCCGGCAAATCCCTGCACGATTTATCTGTAGAGCATTTTGAAAAACTTATTCTTGCCGGGCTTGATGGTCTTGAGATTGACCACCGAGCAGTCCCAGATCGCGCCAAGGGCTGGCTCCGCAATCTTGCGCTCAAGCACGATCTGATCGTGACCGGTTCAAGCGACTATCACGGGGTTGGCGGCAAAGATAATGAGCTTGGTGAAAACCAAACCACCCGAGAGATGCTTGATCGAATTATCGATCAAGCAACGGGCTCTCAAGCCTTTTTGTAG
- a CDS encoding DUF3107 domain-containing protein, which yields MEIRIGIRENARDLSFESPLGAKEIQELVTKALNDKVTVLSLQDDKGRTILVPVASIAYVEIGVEDKRRVGFLA from the coding sequence ATGGAAATCAGAATCGGAATCAGAGAAAATGCTCGCGATTTGAGCTTTGAGTCACCACTTGGTGCCAAAGAGATTCAAGAGCTGGTAACCAAGGCACTCAATGACAAAGTCACCGTCCTTAGTTTGCAGGATGATAAAGGTCGCACCATTTTGGTGCCAGTTGCCTCAATCGCGTATGTTGAAATCGGTGTTGAGGACAAGCGCCGAGTCGGATTCCTGGCCTAA
- a CDS encoding DEAD/DEAH box helicase translates to MAGQNQTESFLSFQSLGIDADICAALDSRGITEPFPIQLQAIPVALSGTDVIGQAKTGTGKTLGFGLPLLQSLGTDPAHGVQALVVVPTRELAVQVASDLELASANRATQVIAIYGGKAYEGQIEALKRGAQVVVGTPGRLIDLSKQKLLDLSQIRFMVLDEADEMLDLGFLPDVEKLFSYTPPKRQTMLFSATMPAAILNLARRYQNRPIHIRIADPDEGKTKADIKQFVYRAHSMDKDEIVGRILQAEGRGKTIVFVRTKRASAKLTEELQDRGFLATPLHGDMSQEARERSMVAFRTGKKEILVATEVAARGIDVDDVTHVINYSVPEDEKAYLHRVGRTGRAGKLGVAVTFVDWEDMTRWVHINRELELNTPEPTETYSNSPKLFEDLKIPEGTKGRIGRAPDSKKSPPSQRATQPRSAAPKREAATQSTPAPRSRTRNRNYKKA, encoded by the coding sequence ATGGCTGGCCAAAATCAAACGGAGAGTTTTTTGAGTTTTCAATCCCTAGGCATAGATGCAGACATCTGCGCCGCACTAGATTCCAGAGGAATCACCGAACCATTCCCAATCCAGCTTCAAGCTATTCCAGTTGCGTTATCTGGCACCGATGTAATCGGCCAAGCCAAAACTGGCACCGGAAAGACCCTGGGTTTCGGCCTGCCGCTTTTGCAATCCCTAGGTACCGACCCCGCTCACGGAGTTCAGGCGCTAGTGGTTGTGCCAACCCGTGAACTCGCGGTTCAGGTTGCCTCGGACCTAGAGCTTGCGAGCGCCAATCGCGCCACCCAGGTGATCGCCATTTATGGCGGCAAGGCTTACGAGGGCCAAATCGAGGCCCTCAAAAGAGGTGCCCAGGTGGTGGTTGGAACACCGGGTCGCCTAATTGATCTTTCAAAGCAAAAACTGCTGGATCTTTCGCAGATCAGATTTATGGTTTTAGATGAAGCGGATGAAATGCTGGATTTGGGCTTTCTTCCCGATGTCGAGAAGCTATTCAGCTATACCCCACCAAAAAGACAGACCATGTTGTTCTCGGCGACCATGCCGGCAGCCATCCTGAATTTGGCCAGAAGGTATCAGAACCGCCCAATCCACATCAGAATCGCTGATCCGGATGAGGGAAAGACCAAGGCTGACATCAAGCAATTTGTTTACCGCGCCCACTCGATGGACAAAGATGAGATTGTTGGCCGAATCTTGCAGGCTGAGGGCCGCGGCAAAACCATCGTATTTGTTCGCACCAAGCGCGCTTCAGCCAAGCTAACCGAGGAACTGCAAGACCGAGGGTTCTTAGCCACTCCGTTGCACGGAGACATGTCCCAGGAGGCACGTGAGCGCTCCATGGTGGCATTTAGAACCGGTAAGAAAGAAATCCTTGTAGCCACCGAGGTGGCAGCTCGGGGTATCGATGTTGACGATGTGACCCACGTAATCAACTACTCGGTCCCTGAGGATGAGAAGGCCTACCTGCACCGCGTGGGTCGCACAGGCCGTGCCGGCAAGCTCGGCGTAGCAGTGACATTTGTTGACTGGGAGGACATGACCCGTTGGGTCCACATCAACCGCGAGCTAGAGCTCAATACCCCAGAGCCAACCGAAACCTACTCGAACTCACCCAAGCTATTCGAGGATCTCAAGATTCCCGAGGGCACCAAGGGTCGAATCGGCAGGGCGCCAGATTCTAAAAAAAGCCCCCCTAGCCAGAGAGCTACTCAGCCAAGATCAGCAGCACCAAAGCGCGAAGCCGCGACCCAGTCGACGCCCGCTCCGAGAAGTAGAACTAGAAACCGAAACTACAAAAAGGCTTGA
- a CDS encoding ferritin-like fold-containing protein, with protein MSQKLTLPSRDSSLGRSQIQLNPSKLTPAPEIYLGQLASSSLAIADSLMFAASKAPTRALKNQLNTLADYFIVREKTCAALLRKAGVDSFLLHEQFDHRYEELFEITKGVSFMEEVARLYVLVGIMEDSALRLSRGLSPAKRIQIEPVLLLSDLEQSCQKILQNLLTGSPDLVDPLALYCRSVVADGLLEIRHSVDLTKLGKISQTESKADKAREEFKLIEPYTAELISAHNLRMDSLGLTA; from the coding sequence GTGTCTCAGAAGCTGACGCTTCCTTCGAGGGACTCCTCTTTGGGACGCAGCCAAATCCAACTGAACCCATCAAAGCTTACTCCAGCCCCGGAGATTTATCTCGGCCAGCTTGCTTCTAGTTCACTGGCAATCGCCGACTCTCTAATGTTTGCGGCAAGCAAGGCGCCAACTAGAGCTCTGAAGAACCAGCTCAACACCCTGGCCGATTATTTCATTGTGAGAGAAAAAACCTGCGCGGCTCTGCTGCGAAAAGCTGGAGTGGACTCTTTTTTACTGCACGAGCAGTTTGATCATCGCTACGAAGAGCTTTTCGAAATTACCAAGGGCGTCAGCTTCATGGAAGAAGTCGCCAGACTTTACGTGCTGGTTGGAATCATGGAGGACTCTGCCCTGAGGCTCAGTAGAGGTCTTAGCCCGGCAAAGAGAATTCAAATCGAACCGGTGTTGTTGCTCAGCGACTTGGAACAAAGCTGCCAAAAGATACTGCAAAACCTTCTTACAGGTTCCCCGGATCTGGTTGACCCGTTGGCGCTTTACTGCAGGTCCGTTGTTGCCGATGGATTATTAGAGATTAGACATTCGGTGGATTTAACGAAGCTTGGCAAAATAAGCCAAACCGAATCAAAGGCCGATAAAGCTCGAGAAGAATTTAAGCTAATCGAGCCATATACTGCCGAATTAATTTCGGCGCATAATCTGCGGATGGACTCTTTAGGGCTTACCGCGTAG
- a CDS encoding ATP-dependent DNA helicase, with the protein MPRFSAQQVYKLLSEHQLTEEQLRACEDSSLSEPSLVIAGAGSGKTELMTVRILYLVANELARPDQILGLTFTKKAASELQIRVQQALYVMRESELWPPSLGVDFEPPRISTYNSFGNEIFRRYALSVGYDPEATLLTEAGSVALASELLRKINPDISLKLGDWDRSLENLVNLTLAMASELTDNQADPQAARELLEDLIEHAKTLPKTESGSMVRFQYTQDLIDQAQTNSLILEIAQEYLELKRARNLLDFSDQVALALKALESVDPDLDISFVMLDEYQDTSTIQIRLLAKLFFGMPVLAVGDPNQAIYGWRGASSANLENFHQDFGSKTKAVYPLSRSWRSGLKVVEAANLVSQPLATPLSFDTNPDPNDFSLTPVSLVAGNSSQKDQVLGRVCVDEQQESEQVASWLRENLSPEATAAVLFRTKAAMAMFAEAIEARGMEVEITGLSGLLDLPEVIDLIAALKVIQNPEAGAHLMRILGGPKWRISPRDLASLSGYAKKLSRIRSEVNSARPVTIIEALDEFRRPETQNYCDVSEIGFARLKNAAELFAKMRSFSSLTLSELAWVIARELQIDIELFAHSKRRNPLQHLEAFIARIADYEQAALRPSLAAMLLWLDQAMERESFELPKSGARKGIVQLMSVHAAKGLEWDLVCVVGLVNGSFPIQGRDAKGWLVAGKLPFALRGDRAKLPAFRFQLSTTQVELKESFESFQSQMRLRSSYEERRLAYVAITRAKHKLLLTASFYKQGAKKPRELSSFFTELLEAGALELLGPIPLVPEQNPLDQVMEVKTWPTDPLGARRAQIEEAADRVQNAKTSSVFDSVEIGLLMEERERAGFLQAVSFPERLSASMVVALLKDPEDFAKRLARPLPNPYSKAASIGTKFHAELENAFGSGDELDDKDWNEQEANLAMNFKNSRFKDMLPFLIEQEIQFRLAGVIIVCKIDAVFQIDGGYLVVDWKSGSTPKSQSDLDSRSIQLAIYRIALAKHLGIGVEKVRAAFFFAGDGQEVVPLKLVGELELANQIELARKAHRS; encoded by the coding sequence ATGCCTAGATTTTCTGCGCAGCAGGTTTATAAATTATTGAGTGAGCACCAGCTGACTGAGGAACAGCTAAGGGCGTGTGAGGATTCCTCGCTCAGTGAACCCTCACTTGTGATAGCCGGCGCCGGAAGCGGTAAGACCGAGTTGATGACGGTGCGGATTCTTTATTTGGTGGCCAATGAGCTCGCAAGACCGGATCAGATTCTCGGGCTCACATTTACCAAAAAAGCCGCTAGCGAGCTTCAAATTCGGGTTCAGCAGGCACTTTATGTCATGCGGGAATCGGAGCTCTGGCCCCCCAGCTTGGGGGTGGACTTTGAGCCACCGCGGATTTCGACTTACAACTCCTTTGGAAATGAAATATTCAGAAGATATGCGTTGAGCGTCGGATACGATCCCGAGGCAACCTTGCTAACAGAGGCGGGCTCAGTCGCCTTGGCCAGCGAGCTTTTGAGAAAAATCAATCCTGATATCTCTCTAAAGTTAGGGGACTGGGATCGCAGTCTTGAGAATCTGGTGAATTTGACTTTGGCAATGGCTTCCGAGCTCACCGATAATCAAGCGGATCCGCAGGCTGCCAGGGAGCTTCTGGAAGATTTAATCGAACATGCCAAAACTTTGCCAAAAACCGAATCTGGCTCGATGGTCCGGTTTCAATACACCCAAGATTTGATAGACCAAGCGCAGACCAACAGTCTGATTTTGGAAATTGCACAGGAGTATCTTGAACTGAAAAGAGCCCGCAACCTTCTAGATTTTTCCGATCAGGTGGCGCTTGCTCTAAAAGCGCTCGAGAGCGTCGACCCGGATTTGGATATTTCTTTTGTCATGCTGGATGAGTATCAAGACACTTCAACAATCCAGATAAGGCTCTTGGCAAAGCTATTCTTTGGGATGCCGGTCTTGGCGGTTGGGGATCCGAATCAGGCGATTTACGGTTGGCGCGGCGCAAGTAGTGCGAATCTAGAAAACTTTCACCAAGACTTTGGTTCAAAAACCAAAGCCGTCTATCCGCTTTCTCGCTCTTGGAGGTCCGGACTAAAAGTGGTGGAAGCGGCAAATCTGGTCAGTCAGCCCCTTGCCACACCCCTTAGTTTTGACACGAATCCAGATCCCAATGACTTTTCTCTCACCCCTGTTTCCTTGGTTGCGGGTAACAGCTCGCAGAAAGATCAGGTGCTGGGTCGGGTATGTGTCGATGAGCAACAAGAGAGCGAACAGGTTGCCAGCTGGCTCCGAGAAAACCTGTCGCCGGAAGCCACTGCCGCAGTGCTATTTCGAACCAAGGCGGCTATGGCCATGTTCGCCGAGGCAATCGAGGCTCGTGGGATGGAGGTCGAAATCACCGGATTATCGGGGTTATTGGACCTACCCGAGGTAATCGATTTAATCGCGGCTCTAAAGGTGATTCAGAACCCGGAAGCGGGCGCTCATCTAATGCGGATTCTTGGTGGCCCGAAATGGCGAATCAGCCCAAGGGATTTGGCGAGCCTCTCTGGTTACGCAAAAAAACTGTCACGAATTCGTAGCGAGGTCAACAGTGCGAGGCCGGTCACCATAATCGAGGCACTTGATGAGTTTCGGCGGCCGGAAACTCAGAACTATTGTGATGTTTCCGAGATTGGTTTTGCCAGGCTCAAAAATGCCGCCGAACTCTTTGCCAAAATGCGTAGCTTTTCGTCTTTGACGCTCAGCGAACTCGCCTGGGTGATTGCACGAGAGCTACAAATTGACATTGAGCTATTTGCTCATTCCAAGCGTAGAAACCCGCTTCAGCACTTGGAGGCTTTTATCGCAAGGATTGCAGATTACGAGCAGGCGGCTCTGCGACCAAGTCTCGCGGCGATGCTTTTGTGGCTTGACCAGGCGATGGAAAGGGAGAGCTTCGAGCTCCCCAAATCTGGCGCTAGAAAAGGAATAGTTCAGTTGATGTCGGTGCACGCGGCCAAGGGCCTGGAATGGGATTTGGTTTGTGTTGTCGGGCTCGTTAACGGATCTTTCCCGATTCAGGGTCGTGATGCCAAGGGTTGGCTGGTGGCAGGTAAGTTGCCATTCGCACTTCGTGGCGACCGGGCCAAGCTCCCTGCTTTTAGATTCCAACTATCCACAACTCAGGTTGAGCTGAAGGAGAGTTTCGAATCCTTTCAATCCCAGATGCGATTGCGCTCCAGTTACGAGGAGCGCCGGTTGGCTTATGTTGCAATAACCAGAGCCAAGCACAAGCTCCTATTGACCGCTTCGTTTTATAAGCAGGGTGCCAAAAAACCACGTGAGCTTTCAAGCTTTTTTACTGAGCTCTTGGAGGCAGGAGCACTGGAGTTACTCGGCCCGATCCCTTTAGTGCCAGAACAAAACCCGCTGGATCAGGTGATGGAAGTCAAAACTTGGCCAACAGACCCGCTGGGTGCAAGGCGAGCTCAGATAGAAGAGGCGGCGGACCGGGTTCAAAACGCTAAAACTTCGAGCGTTTTTGACTCTGTGGAGATTGGTCTTTTGATGGAGGAGCGAGAGCGCGCTGGCTTTCTACAGGCCGTCAGCTTCCCGGAGAGGCTCTCTGCCTCTATGGTTGTAGCTCTTTTGAAAGACCCCGAGGATTTTGCGAAACGATTGGCAAGACCGCTGCCAAACCCATATTCAAAAGCGGCCAGCATTGGCACCAAATTCCACGCTGAGCTGGAAAATGCTTTTGGCTCGGGGGATGAATTGGATGATAAAGATTGGAACGAGCAGGAAGCCAATCTCGCGATGAATTTTAAGAATTCCAGGTTTAAGGATATGCTGCCCTTTTTAATCGAGCAGGAAATTCAATTCCGCTTGGCCGGGGTCATTATTGTTTGCAAAATTGATGCAGTTTTTCAAATCGATGGTGGGTATTTGGTTGTGGACTGGAAATCTGGGAGCACTCCAAAAAGTCAGAGCGACTTAGACTCCCGTTCCATTCAGCTTGCAATCTACCGAATCGCGTTAGCTAAGCACCTTGGAATTGGGGTGGAAAAAGTGCGGGCGGCATTCTTTTTCGCCGGCGATGGCCAAGAAGTTGTCCCCCTGAAATTAGTGGGCGAGCTGGAGCTGGCCAATCAGATTGAGCTGGCTAGAAAAGCTCATCGCTCTTAG
- a CDS encoding ATP-dependent DNA helicase → MANDIPLFANAPAAGGANFLVPSELAELLEAPVSLIIGAPGTGKTSALAQLVSELESKGLSASQVLVLTPSRNAASALRNQLALQSEKTATGARAQSISSFCFGLIQKLNPDLRLLSGAGQQNLISEIVESLEASGLAGTWGVDQLSLRLPSFHIELRDLITVVLEHSLSANDLGALGVQFPKLKHQILKDLLPIYLEALEKQNYLDPSTLIARAKDSVASLKGVRYVLIDDAQNLSQAGLELALEMARGRNLVMSGDPDSATNSFRSADPGEFILATKREFKNVKTTFLQSFQPQPKSIASAMARIAQRLPTSAAGLQRKPFLQSEDTSGILATLHDNQQSETDWLAANLRKLRLTRGLDFSQMVVVGRTRRQLEQLAISLSSRNVPVRILGSQAALRDQFAARAVLDLGKLIYGQNEPDLVEAILLSPFGGFDSISLRRLVRQLAQDPIFDGLARSEILSALVSETFELDSPEGRKLEKLKALIRRLKTNPPSHSHELVSMIFSDVTASRWAEAARGDSEVGFAANRDLDSILELFAAAQRFDQRELGSPEDFVIQQLALRVPEDSLAKAGQKPAVLLATPSQLAGQSFEVVAMPRLQEGIWPNLRPRNSLLGANSLQAYLAGKLEDPTKPAKSELADELRMAYRTIGACRSVLLLSAMQDAEEQPSQLFTLFGILPDRANSEIDFDLRRLVGRLRAKLAAGDQGSAITLASFAAAGVAGAHPSQWLGLFPLSKDSELVSEDEQIRISASKLEAFERCPLHWFIGNFGGDGSGFAASLGTLIHAALENAEDIDPVSFVESNWHTLDFETQWQQTAQKRRAMQMVQLMSEYLSTAGELIRAEQGFELRVGKLIVSGKIDRVEKNAAGEILVSDLKTGRVPTKLDVEKNRQLALYQMAVRVLHQDEPLAGAQIISVGSDKLRVLYQAPLSNELEAEINALLEKAEDGISGTEFIANYQSHCNQDSSCQLLLARAVTDA, encoded by the coding sequence ATGGCCAATGATATTCCGCTATTTGCGAATGCGCCCGCAGCTGGTGGGGCAAATTTTTTGGTACCTAGCGAGCTGGCCGAGCTACTCGAAGCTCCAGTAAGCCTGATAATTGGTGCCCCGGGTACGGGAAAGACTTCGGCGCTAGCCCAGCTCGTGTCGGAGCTCGAATCCAAAGGTTTATCAGCAAGCCAGGTTTTAGTTCTGACCCCATCTCGAAATGCGGCCAGTGCGTTGAGAAATCAATTGGCTTTACAATCCGAGAAAACCGCTACGGGCGCGCGGGCTCAATCAATATCCTCTTTTTGTTTCGGTTTGATTCAAAAATTGAATCCCGACTTGAGGCTTCTTTCTGGAGCAGGCCAACAGAATCTAATTTCCGAAATCGTTGAGAGCTTGGAGGCTTCGGGTCTTGCAGGAACTTGGGGTGTGGACCAATTAAGTCTTCGTTTGCCAAGCTTCCACATTGAACTCAGGGACTTAATTACCGTGGTTTTGGAGCATTCACTCAGCGCGAATGACCTTGGCGCACTGGGAGTTCAATTTCCCAAGCTGAAACATCAGATACTCAAGGATCTTTTGCCTATTTATCTTGAAGCGCTTGAGAAACAAAACTACCTGGACCCATCTACTTTGATTGCGCGGGCTAAAGATTCTGTAGCTTCACTCAAAGGAGTGAGGTACGTCCTGATTGATGATGCCCAGAATCTTTCGCAAGCCGGGTTGGAGCTTGCTCTAGAAATGGCGCGCGGCCGCAATCTAGTGATGTCTGGAGATCCGGACTCGGCGACCAATTCATTTCGTTCGGCAGATCCCGGCGAGTTCATTTTGGCGACCAAGCGCGAATTCAAAAATGTGAAGACCACCTTTTTGCAGAGTTTTCAACCGCAACCAAAATCCATCGCCTCGGCCATGGCCAGGATCGCACAGCGACTCCCAACTTCGGCGGCCGGTCTACAACGCAAGCCTTTTTTGCAAAGCGAGGATACCTCTGGCATCTTGGCCACCCTGCACGATAACCAGCAATCTGAGACGGATTGGCTCGCGGCGAATCTAAGAAAACTCAGACTTACTCGTGGTCTTGACTTTTCCCAGATGGTGGTGGTCGGTAGAACCAGAAGACAACTGGAACAGCTGGCTATTTCGCTTTCATCAAGGAATGTGCCGGTCCGAATTCTCGGCTCGCAGGCCGCTCTGCGAGACCAATTTGCCGCCCGCGCAGTTTTGGACTTGGGTAAATTAATTTATGGCCAAAACGAACCAGATTTGGTTGAAGCAATTCTGCTGTCACCTTTTGGGGGCTTTGATTCGATTAGCCTCCGAAGACTAGTTCGCCAGCTAGCCCAGGACCCTATCTTTGATGGCCTTGCCAGGTCGGAGATTCTTTCGGCACTGGTTTCTGAAACATTCGAACTAGATTCACCCGAGGGCCGAAAACTCGAAAAGCTCAAAGCCCTGATTAGGCGCCTGAAAACCAACCCGCCCAGCCACTCTCACGAGCTGGTTTCGATGATATTTTCCGATGTCACAGCCTCGCGCTGGGCCGAAGCGGCGCGCGGTGATTCCGAGGTCGGCTTTGCCGCAAATCGCGATCTGGACTCAATTCTCGAACTTTTTGCAGCCGCTCAAAGATTTGATCAAAGAGAGCTTGGCTCACCAGAGGATTTTGTGATTCAGCAACTGGCGCTTCGAGTGCCAGAGGACTCACTGGCCAAAGCCGGCCAGAAGCCCGCGGTGCTTTTGGCGACACCAAGTCAATTGGCGGGGCAGAGCTTTGAGGTGGTTGCGATGCCGAGGCTGCAAGAAGGCATTTGGCCCAATTTACGCCCGAGAAACTCACTGCTAGGTGCGAACTCGCTGCAGGCTTATTTGGCTGGCAAATTAGAAGATCCAACCAAACCGGCCAAGTCCGAGTTAGCGGATGAATTAAGAATGGCCTATCGAACTATCGGGGCCTGTCGGAGCGTGCTTTTGCTCTCCGCGATGCAGGACGCTGAAGAACAGCCCTCACAACTTTTTACCCTGTTTGGAATCTTGCCCGATCGGGCTAATAGCGAGATTGATTTTGATTTACGCAGACTGGTTGGCAGGTTGCGCGCCAAGCTAGCAGCTGGGGATCAAGGTTCGGCAATCACCTTGGCAAGTTTCGCCGCGGCGGGTGTTGCCGGGGCTCACCCTTCACAGTGGCTTGGATTATTTCCGCTTTCAAAAGACTCCGAACTTGTCTCAGAAGATGAGCAAATACGCATTTCGGCCTCAAAGCTAGAGGCTTTTGAGCGCTGCCCATTGCACTGGTTCATTGGCAATTTTGGGGGAGACGGCTCCGGGTTTGCGGCCTCTTTGGGAACGCTGATTCACGCAGCACTAGAGAATGCAGAGGATATTGACCCAGTTAGCTTTGTGGAATCCAATTGGCACACCCTGGATTTTGAGACTCAGTGGCAGCAAACCGCTCAAAAGCGCAGGGCGATGCAAATGGTTCAGCTGATGTCGGAGTATCTATCCACCGCGGGAGAGCTGATAAGGGCTGAGCAGGGTTTCGAGCTGCGCGTTGGCAAGCTGATCGTGAGTGGAAAAATCGATCGAGTTGAAAAAAATGCTGCCGGTGAGATCCTGGTTAGTGATCTAAAAACTGGCCGAGTCCCGACCAAGCTTGATGTTGAAAAGAATCGCCAATTAGCGCTTTACCAAATGGCCGTGCGAGTGCTTCACCAGGATGAACCACTGGCCGGAGCTCAGATTATTTCGGTTGGCTCGGACAAGTTAAGGGTGCTTTATCAGGCGCCTCTTTCCAACGAGCTCGAGGCCGAGATCAATGCGCTCTTAGAAAAAGCCGAGGATGGCATATCGGGAACCGAGTTCATTGCCAATTACCAGAGCCATTGCAATCAAGACTCTAGTTGCCAGCTTTTGCTGGCAAGAGCGGTAACAGATGCCTAG